The following coding sequences are from one Candidatus Hydrogenedentota bacterium window:
- a CDS encoding CoA pyrophosphatase — MHTTPPRRPMEHHSLAEIRARLADFTPETAASRSAKRVAAVAMVLRHGEDGALEVLFMQRATREDDPWSGQMAFPGGHVDADDPSVEAAARRETLEEVGLALTPDMLLGRLSDVVGGRLRTFELAVCPLVYYCPDPGELVHNHEVSATVWVPLAYLGDGRNISSYYYEQQAFSGFSYGPYTIWGLTYRILAQFMGIFGIALPTAWPMTQGE; from the coding sequence GTGCACACCACCCCGCCCCGCCGGCCCATGGAGCACCACAGCCTCGCGGAAATACGGGCGCGCCTGGCGGATTTCACCCCGGAGACGGCGGCTTCCCGCAGCGCGAAACGTGTGGCTGCGGTGGCGATGGTGCTGCGTCACGGGGAAGACGGCGCCCTGGAGGTGCTCTTCATGCAGCGCGCCACCCGTGAGGACGACCCCTGGTCCGGCCAGATGGCCTTCCCGGGCGGGCATGTGGATGCGGACGATCCCAGCGTCGAGGCGGCGGCGCGTCGGGAGACCCTGGAAGAGGTGGGGCTGGCCCTGACGCCGGACATGCTTCTGGGGCGGCTGAGCGATGTGGTTGGTGGACGCCTTCGGACCTTTGAGCTGGCGGTGTGCCCGCTGGTGTATTATTGCCCGGATCCGGGCGAACTGGTCCACAACCACGAGGTCTCCGCCACCGTGTGGGTACCCCTGGCCTATCTGGGCGATGGGCGCAATATCAGCAGCTATTACTACGAACAGCAGGCATTCTCAGGTTTTAGCTATGGTCCCTACACGATCTGGGGGCTGACCTACCGGATTCTGGCGCAGTTCATGGGAATATTCGGAATTGCCCTGCCCACCGCGTGGCCCATGACGCAAGGGGAGTAA
- a CDS encoding sugar phosphate isomerase/epimerase, with product MKKISIGSWAYSIGPYENSPIPWEEVLKTLKSLNFDGVEVGGFSIHPSPENAPNKEDRDKIVAQAKEIGIGFSGFVPNLWGEKLVNAEDPSGYIAAFKQGAQFAHDLGIKGVRVDCVQPPTIHAEIDYDVAKKRVVSTWKECSKIAADLGCYVTWEFEPGFAFNKPSDVLRIVDEVNEENFGIEFDTCHAEMVAGKGARQHGAKEVLPGGCLEMAQKLKGKINHIHLIDSDGTLHHDETSSHPPFGDGYLNFDEIVPALLDAGVPHDWWTIDLCFWPDAWKVTERCKKSIDELNKKFCG from the coding sequence ATGAAAAAGATCTCCATCGGAAGCTGGGCCTACAGCATTGGCCCTTACGAAAACAGCCCCATCCCCTGGGAAGAAGTGCTGAAGACCCTCAAGAGCTTGAATTTTGACGGCGTGGAAGTGGGCGGTTTCTCGATCCACCCCAGCCCCGAAAACGCCCCGAACAAGGAAGACCGCGACAAGATCGTGGCCCAGGCGAAGGAAATCGGCATCGGGTTCTCCGGCTTCGTGCCGAATCTCTGGGGCGAAAAGCTCGTCAACGCCGAAGACCCCTCCGGCTACATCGCCGCCTTCAAGCAGGGCGCCCAGTTTGCCCACGACCTCGGCATCAAGGGCGTGCGCGTTGACTGCGTCCAGCCCCCCACGATCCACGCGGAGATCGACTACGACGTGGCCAAGAAGCGCGTCGTCAGCACCTGGAAGGAATGCTCCAAGATCGCCGCCGACCTCGGCTGCTACGTCACCTGGGAGTTCGAACCCGGCTTCGCCTTCAACAAGCCCTCCGACGTGCTGCGCATTGTCGATGAAGTGAACGAAGAAAACTTCGGCATCGAATTCGACACCTGCCACGCGGAAATGGTCGCCGGTAAAGGCGCCCGTCAGCACGGCGCCAAAGAAGTGCTCCCCGGCGGCTGCCTCGAAATGGCCCAGAAGCTTAAGGGCAAGATTAACCACATCCACCTTATCGACTCCGACGGCACGCTGCACCACGACGAGACCAGCAGCCACCCGCCCTTCGGCGACGGCTACCTGAACTTCGACGAGATCGTGCCCGCGCTCCTCGACGCCGGCGTGCCCCACGACTGGTGGACCATCGACCTCTGCTTCTGGCCCGACGCCTGGAAGGTGACCGAGCGCTGCAAGAAGAGCATCGACGAGTTGAACAAGAAGTTCTGCGGCTAA
- a CDS encoding DUF2920 family protein: protein MSRLCWLLLFISVPAFADDRPWPALPSENASAELPAQEWAFQPGPRTITAYVYYSGGALANVNTETGLFLSLHNWGGTNAIGAPDPLVLAERYNVVAICVDYLQSGKYDEATQPPYDFGYLQALDALRALYWVRKGLIDGGHAYHDGRTYAAGGSGGGNVSHMANKLAPRTFAAIVDCSGMAKLSYDIAFGRPGGSYLDAGYSRNRKSPDYLSKDARDLRDIGFPSHLTQMVALGNEARVFVVHGARDKVCPTADKQRLVRNMTRAGLKIDARFIGEKDLDGEVFKDTGHSVGDRTRILQHVADAALLPGSPDAAVRKGASDFERREVIRYATKNGAWEIDFAAGYPVGRFVP from the coding sequence TTGAGTCGCTTGTGCTGGCTGCTGCTTTTCATTAGCGTTCCAGCTTTCGCCGATGATCGTCCCTGGCCCGCGCTGCCTTCGGAGAACGCTTCAGCCGAGCTGCCCGCGCAGGAATGGGCGTTCCAGCCCGGTCCCCGCACGATCACGGCCTATGTCTATTACTCCGGCGGAGCACTGGCAAACGTCAACACCGAGACGGGGCTCTTTCTGAGCCTCCACAACTGGGGCGGCACGAACGCCATCGGCGCGCCCGATCCGCTGGTGCTGGCCGAGCGCTACAATGTCGTGGCGATCTGTGTGGACTATCTCCAGAGCGGGAAATACGACGAAGCCACCCAGCCGCCCTACGATTTTGGCTATCTTCAAGCGCTGGATGCGCTGCGCGCACTCTACTGGGTGCGCAAGGGGTTGATCGACGGCGGCCATGCCTATCACGATGGTCGGACCTATGCCGCGGGCGGCTCGGGAGGCGGCAACGTTAGTCACATGGCCAACAAGCTGGCGCCCCGTACCTTCGCGGCGATTGTGGATTGCTCGGGCATGGCGAAGTTGAGTTATGACATCGCCTTTGGTCGTCCGGGGGGCTCCTATCTCGACGCGGGCTACAGCCGCAACCGGAAGAGTCCGGACTATCTCTCGAAGGATGCGCGCGACCTTCGCGACATTGGCTTTCCTTCACACCTCACGCAGATGGTGGCGCTGGGCAACGAGGCGCGGGTCTTTGTCGTCCACGGTGCGCGGGACAAGGTGTGTCCCACGGCGGACAAGCAGCGGCTGGTGCGGAACATGACGCGGGCGGGCTTGAAGATCGACGCACGCTTCATTGGCGAAAAGGATCTCGACGGCGAGGTGTTCAAGGACACGGGCCACAGCGTGGGGGACCGCACCCGGATCTTGCAGCACGTAGCGGATGCCGCGTTGCTGCCGGGAAGTCCCGATGCCGCCGTGCGAAAGGGAGCCAGCGATTTCGAGCGGCGCGAGGTGATTCGCTACGCAACGAAGAACGGCGCGTGGGAAATAGATTTCGCGGCGGGGTATCCCGTGGGACGCTTTGTTCCGTAG
- a CDS encoding transmembrane 220 family protein, with product MEKSKKLITPFRVANVVMLPLLILSILVQYNDPDGIVWMLIYGYSVVVTVPAIFGVYTAWAIPGTLGYLGGFAALVPTFEHPYLKSELTREGGGLFIAGVWMLCLAIAWYRSPARIVAADPMPTGTLQLVRPKTGGGGGGCGSGSCGCGKK from the coding sequence ATGGAAAAGTCGAAAAAGCTCATCACGCCCTTCCGCGTCGCCAATGTGGTCATGCTGCCCCTGCTGATCCTGTCGATCCTTGTGCAATACAATGATCCCGATGGCATCGTGTGGATGTTGATCTACGGGTATAGCGTGGTTGTTACCGTGCCCGCCATCTTCGGCGTTTACACGGCCTGGGCCATTCCCGGTACCCTGGGCTATCTCGGTGGCTTCGCGGCGCTGGTGCCCACCTTTGAGCACCCCTATCTCAAGAGTGAACTTACGCGCGAGGGTGGCGGGCTGTTCATCGCCGGCGTGTGGATGCTGTGCCTGGCGATCGCGTGGTATCGCAGCCCGGCGCGGATCGTGGCGGCTGATCCAATGCCCACGGGGACCCTGCAGTTGGTGCGGCCCAAAACGGGCGGCGGCGGCGGTGGGTGCGGGAGTGGGAGTTGCGGGTGTGGGAAGAAGTAG